The Piliocolobus tephrosceles isolate RC106 chromosome 2, ASM277652v3, whole genome shotgun sequence genome window below encodes:
- the LOC111550136 gene encoding uncharacterized protein LOC111550136 gives MYTPARGSKCLRSGPSAPQCPPGALYLKGTLRERTTGAESKAVSAPEVSAEGGPRRLGTTERRRGQPRTGHSAAANAESLDRAPSPASSPVTSISALSGFRSPPPDGRSRRRSLGGRSAVGWGEEAGRSVGAEKKTRPLRARARSFQGRCAGCVPWTCIPARGRVLSRAGGVPAGPRLHAAVRKEGVCRVGRVPPACGQMTPPAPDVDAPCEEANGCLRHCHQTRSPAPRGTSRTGRAPAAADCFVGLVRHLAEGEPSSQNNNRMEMEFHDKKEGEYDVENIKMETTN, from the exons ATGTATACACCTGCCAGAGGCTCTAAGTGCCTAAGAAGT GGTCCCTCAGCCCCTCAGTGCCCTCCCGGAGCCCTTTACCTGAAAGGGACCCTGAGAGAACGGACGACAGGAGCCGAGTCGAAAGCAGTGTCCGCGCCGGAGGTCAGCGCCGAAGGCGGGCCCCGGCGTCTAGGGACCACAGAGCGGCGACGCGGCCAGCCGCGCACGGGCCATTCCGCCGCCGCGAACGCAGAAAGCCTCGATCGCGCTCCGAGTCCAGCCAGCTCGCCTGTCACCTCGATCTCTGCTTTAAGTGGCTTCCGGTCGCCTCCTCCCGACGGCCGGTCGCGGAGGCGGAGCCTAGGAGGCCGGAGCgcggtggggtggggtgaggaggcCGGGCGCTCAGTGGGTGCCGAGAAGAAGACCCGCCCCCTGCGCGCGCGTGCGCGTTCGTTCCAGGGGAGGTGCGCGGGTTGTGTGCCGTGGACTTGTATTCCCGCGAGGGGGCGTGTCCTTTCTCGCGCCGGCGGTGTCCCCGCGGGTCCGCGTCTCCACGCGGCTGTGAGAAAGGAAGGCGTGTGCCGCGTGGGACGGGTTCCACCTGCCTGCGGACAGATG ACGCCTCCAGCCCCTGATGTCGACGCACCCTGTGAGGAAGCAAACGGTTGCCTCCGCCACTGCCACCAGACGAGGTCGCCTGCCCCGCGCGGGACAAGCCGGACGGGCCGCGCACCTGCGGCGGCCGACTGTTTCGTGGGCCTTGTACGCCACCTTGCAGAAGGGGAACCTAGCTCTCAG aATAATAACAggatggagatggagtttcatgaCAAAAAGGAAGGTGAATATGATGTGGAAaatataaagatggaaacaacaaaCTAA